TCATCCACGATAAGGACGGTCTGCTTTCTCGTGTTCATCTATCAACTCCTCCTACGAGAGCCGTATATGGAGCATCTGAGCTATTGCGGCAAGGCGCTCAGCGGCATCCCTAAAATCCATCCGATTCAGATCCTCTTCGAGCTTGTCCATTATTGGTCTAAACAATGCCCCTTTCAACTGCTGCCTGAGCATCGCCAGTCCTTTTCGGGCGCTAAGGCTGTTTCTAGAAAGAAGACCGTCCATCTCTCTCAAGACGGGCGCAATATTTTCAGACCTCACACGGACACTCTCCTCTGCCTCTTGTCGGACCTGACCCATAGAAAGATCTTTCAAGCCTTCTATTACCGTGCTCAGCTCTCGCTCCAGTTCTTCAAGGGAGTCGGGGATGCGCGCATCGGCGCCAGCTTTAATGGCGCTCTCAAGATCACGGGCAGCCGCACATACGCGGTCAGCGGAAAGATTTCCTGAGACGCCCTTCAAGCTATGGACAAGACGTTGTGCAAGCTCTATGTCTCCATCTGCCAGGGTTTTGCGGATCTCTTGCGCTGTTCCCGAATAATTCTTTGCGAACGTGTCAAGGAGCTTGAGCAATAATTCCCTGTCCTGCGATACCCTCCTTAAGGCGGTCTCCATGTTGATGCCCGGCAGGTTCTCGGGAAGGCCCATGATCGGCGCGGAGACTGCGGCTGCTCTGCTGCGGTTTGCTTTTGGAGCAAGCTGTGCCGCGAGCCCCTTCCTCGGTTTCACCCAGTGGATCAAAATGTCGGCAAGCTCGTTGGGTTCTATGGGCTTTGGCACGTAGTCGTTCATACCCGCGTCAAAGCATTTCTGTCGATCGGAATCCATCACATGGGCAGTCATAGCAATAATGGGAACAGCCCGGCTGGACAGAACTTCACGGATATTTCTCGTTACCTCGAAGCCATCCACGTGGGGCATCTGGATGTCCATCAGGATGGCATGAAGGGCTGGCGCCTTGGTATCGGCGACTCGCTGTATGGCTTGAAACCCGTCAACGGCGGTCTCCACCACCAGGCCGAATCCTTCCAGCATTTCTTTTGCCACCTGTCGATTAATCTCGTTGTCCTCCACGAGGAGCACCCGTGCCCCCTTAATCTGTTTGATTTTTTCCCGTCCGGTATTGTTGCCCACCGCCAGCCTACCTCTATCATTGACATCCCGGTTGAAAGCAGCCGTAATCGTGTCAACCAGGACGGATTCCTCAATGGGTCTTGTCAGGAGGCCGTCTAACCCTAATTGCTCGGTCAATCTCGCTGCCTCTTCCCCGCCTTCTGTCGTGATGAAAAAAACCTTGGGGATTTTACGGAGATCCGTCCGCGTTCTCATGCGGCTCATTGCGTCCATGCCGTCCACATCCTGTACATTCAAGTCCATGAGCACAAGGTCGAAACCGTTGCTTTTCTTTTGAAGTTCTTTGAGCGCTGCCGCGGCCGACGTTACTGAAGTAATGCTGCAGGACATCCCGGTGAGCATGGCTGAAAGTACCGTCACATCTTCCTCATGATCATCAACAACAAGCACTTTCAAGCCTCGAAGGCTATCGGGTAGCGCGAGTGCCTGTTTGGTCCATTTCTCTTCTCTACCGAGCCACACAGCGAAGCTAAAAGTGCTGCCCTTGCCCATGGCGCTCACAACGTGGATTGTGCCGCCCATCTGTTCCACCAGCTCTTTACTGATGGCGAGACCCAAGCCCGTGCCGCCGTATCTGCGGCTTGTTGACTCGTCCGCCTGGACGAATGGTGTAAAGAGTTTTGCCTTTTGCTCCGGGCTTATGCCGATGCCCGTGTCGCGGACTGAAAACTCAAGGAGAACTCCTCTTGCCTGTTTCTCCCCTATTTTTTTAATCTCCACGGCAATTTCGCCCGTGTGGGTAAATTTCACGGCATTGCCGATGAGATTGACCAGCACCTGGCCCAACCGGAGCGGATCGCCTTTGAGCACCGGGGGTACATCGGGGAGGGCGCGAAAGGAGAATGCAAGTCCCTTTTCCTTTGCTTTCAGTGAGGTAACGGCGGCAACGTTACGTATAAACCTGTCCAGAGGGAAGACTGTTGATGCGATCACGAGTCTGCCCGCTTCCATCTTCGAAAGGTCGAGAATATCATTGATGATGGCGAGGAGGGTTTGAGCCGATGTTTGAATTTTGGTCAAGTAATCGTGCTGTTTGGTTGAACGGTTGTTTTGCAGGGCCAGGCGGCTTAGTCCTATGATAGCGTTCATGGGCGTGCGAATCTCATGACTCACGTTGGCCAGGAAGTTGCTTTTTGCCAGTGTGGCCGCCTCGGCCGCCTCCTTGGCCTGTTTTAAGGCCTCTTCGGTTTGTTTCCGTTCCGTGATATCACGGGCCGCTGCATAGATGAGATTGCCGGCAGGGGCCGAACGCCATTCTATCCAGCGCCAGCCCCCGTCTTTGCGTCTGCAGCGGTTCACGAAATTTAGCACGGTCCGCTGGGCGGTGAGATCGCTGAGCGCTTCAAGCGTGGCAGACACGTCGTGGGGGTGCACGAAATCGATGATTTTGCGTCCCTCCAGGTCCTTGTTCTGGTATCCTAATACGGCTTCCCAGGCACGGTTCAACCGCCGGAAGTTGCCTTCAATATCGGCGATACACAACAGGTCCAGGGTGATGTTGAAGAAACGGTCCAGTTCCTCCGTCTTTTGCTTAAGCGCATCTTCAGCGATTTTTCGTTCCGTAATATCGTGGAAGTTGGTCACCATGGCTCGCACACCTGGGTTAGCGAGAAGATTGCGGGATGTTGCCTCAACCCATCGCCAGCTCCCGTCTTTGTGGCGCAACCGGTTAATGAATTTTATCATTTCTCCCGGGTGTTTGAGCATCCAATCCCTGTTCCTGTCGAGCATCGGCCATTCATCGGGATGACACACGTCCACCCATTTCATGGCGGCATACTCTTCCGAAGAATATCCGAGCACGGCTTCAACCGTGGGAGATATGTACAGGCGTTTGTGGTTTGCGTCGGTGAGAGAGATAACCTCTTCCGACTTCTCGATCAAAGTCCGAAACCTCTCCTCGCTTGCCTTAAGCGCCTCTTCCGCATTCTTTCGTTCCGTAATATCGTGAAAATTGATAACCTGGGCGTGCACGTTGGGGTCGTCAATGAGATTGCGTAACGTGGTCTCGCACCAGCGCCAGCTCCCGTCTTTGTGCCTTCTTCTCGCTATCAATATAATCGCTTCTCCGGGATTGTTGACTGCCCTTACGTGTGCGGCTTCTACAGCGGCCCTGTCGTCAGGGTGGGTACCGTACTCGGATGGCTGGGCGAGGAACTCTTCCGGCGTGTATCCGAGGATATTTGTGATAGTCGGCGATACGTAGAACCTTTGTCGGTCGCTACTCACAAGCTGTATCACATCCGACGATTTTTCGACCAGGGTCCGAAACCTCTCCTCGCTTGCCTTAAGCGCCTCTTCAGCGTTCTTGCGTTCCGTAATGTCGTGAAAATTCACGACATAGACATCCAGATCGTGGTCGGTGAACATAGTGCGTGCCCTGTTCTCCGTCCATCGCCAGCTCCCGTCTTTGTGTTTTCTCCGAAATATGGACGCAATCGTCTCCCCGGAGCGTTCCCTGACCCAAGACTGGGAAGCTTGTACGAGGTGCACGTCGTCAGGGTGGACACGTTCCTCCAGCGTCTGCGCAAGAAACTCTTCCGGTGTGTATCCGAGGATCCTCGTGACGGTCGGCGATACATAGCTTCTTTTTTGCTCGGTGTCGACAAGCTGTACCACCTCCGATGATTCTTCGATCAAAGTCCGAAACCTCTCCTCGCTTGCCTTAAGCGCCTCTTCAGCGTTCTTGCGTTCCGTAATATCGTGAAAATTCACGATATGGACATCGAGGTTGTGGTCAGTGAACATAGTGCGGACCCGGTTCTCCGTCCAGCGCCAGCTCCCGTCTTTGTGTTTTCTCCTGTATATCGAGGTAATCATCTCGCCGGGATGACTATATGTTCGCATGTGAGCAGCATCTACATCGGTCCTGTCGTCAGGATGGAAAGCCTGGTCGCGCGTCTGGGCGAGGAACTCTTCCTGTGAGTATCCAAGGATCCGAGTGACACTGGGCGATACGTAGGTCCTTCTTCCGTTGGCATCGATGAGCTGTATCACCTCCGATGATTCCTCGACCAGGGTCCGAAACCTCTCCTCGCTTGCCTTAAGCGCCTCTTCAGCCTTTTTTCGCTCCGTAATGTCTTTAAAGAAATTGATGGTCACCCTGGCTCCGTGAAGCGACGCCAGGACCCCCGAGACTTCGACATCTACGATTGAGCCGTCCCTCTTTATACCCCTGAAGGTGTACTCCGGAGGTGTTTGCCTGCCGGCCAGGGTATCGCTGTTTCTATCGACTACCAACTTCCGGTCATCGGGATAAACGGTCATAAAAGGAGATTTGCCCAAAACCTCCTCTTCCCTATCATAACCGAAGAGGCTCACGAATCTTCTGTTAACATAGATAATCCTGTAATCTTTAACGACTGCGACTCCATTACTGGAATGCTCGATGACCGTTCTGTATCGTTCTTCGGATTCAAGAAGGTTTTTTTCCGCTTCCCTCTGTTCGGTAACGTCGGTCACTATCGAGACCTGACCGAGCGAAGCATCGGCCGGGTCTATGGGGGCCACGCTCAAGTGGATGTCACGAATCTTCCCGTCTCTACGGACCCATCTGGTGTCCGCTTCCATGCTATTGCCTCGCAAGACTTTTTCAAAGACGAGCCCTCTCACGCGGTTGAACTCTTCATCGTCAGCGTAAAAAATCCTCGGATTCCTGTCCTTTATATCTTCCAGCGTGTATCCGGTGATGAGCGTCATTCTGTGGTTCATCCAGCGGATCAATCTGTCGGCGGTGACGATATGGATACCTACAGTAGAAGCGGAGAATACGGACTGCAGAATGGATTCACTTCTTTTTAACGCCTCGCGAGTTTCGGCCAATTCGGAGGCATACTGTCTCACCCGTTCCGTGAGCTCTTCATTGAGTTTTCGGATTTCCTCTTGTGTCCGCTCGCGTTCTGCAGGATGTATCACTGAATGCGAGCTATTTGGTCCCTTTTTGGCCCCGCTTGGTGTCTTCATCTGTCTTGAGGCAACTCCGTCTCAAAGATAGTCTCAATCGTATGGCCTCATCGATGGCATGCACAAATGCAACTCTTCAATCAGATTATCGTCTTTTCGGGAGAATAAATAAGCGTGATCGCCGGGAACGAACGAGCCTGACATGGCTCTCTGATGGAACGAGCGGGGAAAAAACCTGGAAACTCTACTCTTACCGCTCCATACGACGGGGGCACGGCTTTTGTCTCCTGCGCGCAAGATGCTTATCATAGCACCCCCTTTATAAGTTACTTATAGCCCGTAAAATTATATCTGTCAACCAGATCAAAGCCAGGTGAGAAAGCGCCAGGAACCCGCTTATTACGTTAGATAAGGAATCAGAGAAGAGGGTGATGGGTCGCGCGACAAGCTATTAACGCTTAACATGGGCGACAAGCTATGAGAGGTTAGTGAACAGAAGTCTCATGCCACAAGCCTGAAAATTTGGGCGGGGCCGGTGTGGCATGAGACGGTCTTTCCCCTTACGGGGCTTTAATGATCTTGGTCTCGTTAAACGCCCTGGTGTAAGAGTTGATATTCTTCTGGGCAATCTTGCCAAAACGGTTGTTCACCGGTTCAACCATGTCCTCCAGAGCCACAACCCCGGTGGCCTTCACGAGCGCGCCAAGCATGGTAGTGTTGGTTATGTTGACTCCCATCTCCTCCTTGGCAATCTTTGAGGCATCCACGTAGGCCACGTTTAAGCCCGGGAACATCTTTTTCAAATCTTCCTCAAATTTATTTGTATTGATGATCACGAAGCCACCTTGCTTGAGTCCCAAGGCGGGATTGGCCGAAGCGACGAGCGTAGGGTCCAGGATGACCACGTTATCCGGTTTGTAAATCTTTGACCGAAGCCTGATAGGTTTGTCAGAAACCCTCAAAAACGCCTGCACCGGGGCACCTCTTCGTTCAGGTCCGAAGCTGGGAAAAGCCTGGGCGTATTCCCCTTTCTTTATCGCCGCCTGGGCAACGATTTCTGCTGCGGTGACAGCGCCCTGACCGCCCCTTCCATGAAATCTCACTTCTATCATCTTGACCGCCTCCTCTTATCTCGCAGTGTATTTGATCCGCCATTCGGTGCCATTCGGTGTATCAAGAAGCGCGATACCTTTTTCTGATAACATGGCGCGGATTTCGTCAGCCTTCTGGTAATTCTTGCTTTGCCTCGCTTCCATTCGTTGTCGCATCGCATTCTCAACAAAGGATGGGTCGAGCCCAAGACGTTTCATATGACGTACCTTCTCCTCTGATTCCATGGCGCTCACGTCATTTTTCATGAGCCCCAGGATATCAGAGAGGGTCATAAAAATGTGGCTGGTGTATGCGATAAGAGGGATAAGGCTCTCGTCTTGATCGTCGACCATTTTGTTGATATTCTTGGATATCTCCAAAACGTAGGAGAGCGCCAGTGCAGTGTTGAAATCGTCATCCATGGCTTCAAAGAACTTTTTCTCGATCTCATCGCCCTCAGGATACCGTGCGGGATTCACGTTCTTCCCTTTCTGCGCTGCTAATGCGCGCTCGAGGGTGTAGTAGAGCCTGTGGAGCACGTTGTTGGCGTCCTCCACGGATCGGGTGCTGTAATCAACAGGGCTTCTGTAATGGGTGGTGAGGAAGAAGAGTCGCAGTACCTCGGCATGGTATTGATTGAAAAAATCCTTGATGAGAAGGGTGTTGCCTATGGATTTGGACATCTTTTCCCGGTCGATATTCACGAAACCGTTGTGAACCCAATAGTTGACAAATTTCGCGCCTGTTGCCGCTTCCGTCTGGGCACGTTCGTTTTCGTGATGAGGAAAGACCAGGTCTTTGCCTCCCCCGTGGATGTCAAAGGGGTTTCCCAGATATTTTGTGCTCATAACGGAGCACTCTATGTGCCAGCCGGGCCGGCCGCTACCGAAAGGGGCATCCCAGGAGGGTTCGCCCTGCCTTGAAGCCTTCCAGAGCGCGAAATCGAGGGGGTTTTTCTTCTTTTCATCTATTTCGACGCGCGCCCCCGCCATCATCTCTTCAAGAGATCTCTTGGAGAGCTCCCCGTAGCCAGGATAACTTTCAACAGAAAAATAGACGTCCCCTCCCATCGTGTATGCGTGGCCCGTCTTAAGGAGCGTGGCCACGAGCCCGATCATGTCATCAATGTGCTCGGTGGCCCTGGGCTCATAAGTGGGCCGCAGTATATTGAGGGCATCCATATCCTCGTAGTATGACGCAATATACTTCTGCCCCACTTCCTGCCAGGATAATTTCTCCTCTTGCGATTTCCTGATGATCTTATCGTCGATATCGGTAAAATTCTTCACAAAATCCACGTCATTGCCCCTGGCGCGAAGGTACCGATAGATCGTGTCGAAGACAATACCGGAACGTGCATGTCCGATGTGAGAATGGTCGTACACTGTGACGCCGCAGGCATACATCTTCACCTTCCCCTCTTGAAGGGGCGTGAACACCTCTTTTCTGGCGGACATCGTGTTGTAAACCCTTAGAGTCATGGCGTTGACCGTATTATTTACCACAGCGGAGCTTACCTTGTCAAAGCAAACTGTTACAGGTGTTCAACGCAATTTTGACTTTTTAGGGACGTCCGGTTTAAACTCTTAAGTGATTCATCGATTTCCATTCGCGCGTCCTATCGTAATCCTGAGCAGTTTTGCATACGGAACGTAGTTTCAAAAGAGACGAGGACACCATCGCCTCGGTCGGTTCATCGATCGGGGCGCACATGAGGAGCCAATATGACGGGATTGCAGGCAACATTTGATTTGGCGACAGCAGACAGATATTATCGGGAATATGGTTCAAGGGCAAAAGAGCTAAAGGCCGCGGGCAACAAGATTATCGGCTATCTTTCCGCACTTGCCCCCGTGGAGATCATGACGGCGGCCAAAGCGGTGCCGGTGAGACTCAAGGGTGACGTGTCCCAACCCATCACAAAAGCGGACGCCTACATGGAAACGATCGTCTGTCCCTTCGTACGCAACGTCTTCGATTCGGCGCTCAAGGGGAATTTCAACTTCCTTGATGGCATGGTCTTGCCGCACCAGTGCGATAGCATCGACAGGACAAGCGACGTGTGGAACTACAGTCTCAAACTGCCATACTGGCATTTCCTCAACATGCCCCACGTCACCGACGGCCCATCGGTGGAATTCACCAAGGAGATTCTCCGCATTTTCATTGCCAGTCTGGAGAAGTTCCTCGGCACAAAGATCACTGACCAAGCCTTAGCTCAGGCCGTGAAAGACCACAATGAGAACAGGCGCCTTATGAGAGGGCTTTACAACCTGAGGAGAGGCGATACCCCCCTCATTACCGGCGTTGAAATGATGAAGGTCCTCGTGGCGTGCATGAGCCTCCCTGTTACCGAATCGAGCGCCCTCATAGAAGGTGTCACCCGTCAGGTGAAGGAACGAGAGATTTCCCCACGCGGCAAGGTTCCCCGGATCATGATCGTGGGAGACCAGCTCGACGACATAGCCGTGATCGACACCATAGAAAAGGCAGGCGCGGCGCTCGTCATGGATGATATCTCGATCGGCAGCAAGGTCTACTGGCCCGATGTGGACGATACCGCCGACCCCGTTTCCGGTCTCGCCGAACGTTACCTCAAGAAGCTCAAGATCCCTACGACCTTCGTGAGCGAAGGAGCAAACTATCGGGAGAATCTTGAGGCGCGGTTCGGTCATTTGAAGCAGTATATCGATGACTTCAATATTAACGGCGTCATTCTTTTCACCTACAAGTATTGCGACCCCTATGGTTTTGACATTCCTGCGGTGAAAAGCTTTGTGGAATCGTCCGGCGTTCCTGTGCTCTACCTTGAAGATGAGTACTCCACCTCTACTTTGCCGAGGATTAAGACCAGGATAGAGGCATTTATGGAGATGATCGTATAAATACTATACGGTGAGGATAATCATATGGCTGAAGACAAAAAACCAAGAACACTGGCAACTGAATCTGCGGGGAAGATAGCGAAGTTTGTGCGGGGTAACATGGCTTCCACCCTCAAAGCCAGGGAAGAGGGGAAGAAGGTGGCCTATACGTACATCAACGACGGCCAGGACGAGATCATACGGGCGATGGACATCGTTCCGGCGTATGGCGAGAGTTTTGCCGGGGTGTGTGCTGCCAAGCGTGACGCGGAAAAATACCTGCAGAAAGCAGAGGCGGAGAATTTTTCCCGGTCGCTCTGCACCTACGCGACATGCACCATAGGGTTTGATGTCTGGCGCGAAGAGCTCGGCGGCCAGATCCCTCCAGAGACGCCCTGGGGCGGCATGGCGAGACCGGATATGATTATCGGCAGCGCCCAGCAGCTCTGCGATCCCCGCTTCAAGTGGCCCCAGGCAACCCAGCACTACCTGCAGGACGTGCCGGTGTTCGTGGGAAGTATGTACTATCCGCCCTGGGACCCCAATATGGATCACAAGGACCAGGAGAAACTCTATGTAAAATATGCCGCCGATGAGCTTCGGGAGCTCGTCCTTTTCTGTGAGAAGCATACCGGAAAAAAGATGGACTGGGACAGGCTCGCGACTATCGTCGATCTCACGGATCGGACATGGGACCTTTTCATTGAAACCTACGAGCTGCGCAGGGCCATCCCGACCCCTATGGATACAGGCGATGCCATGAACACCATGGTGCCGGTTACCTTCAATCTCGGCACCCAGGAGGCATACGATTACTACGTGATGCTGCAAGAAGAGTTGAAACGGAAGATAGAACAGAAGAAGGGTGTGGCCGAGAATGAAAAATACCGTGTGGTCTGGGGTGCGGGACTTCCATCCTGGTTTGCCTTAAGCGATTTTCAGTACTTCAATGACAAAGGGGTCGTGTTCCCGGTTGAGGTCACGTATCGGAATGCAGAGAAGCTTGATCGTCTCGATCTCCCGAAAACGAACGACCCCCTTGAGCACATCGCCTGGCGATGGGTAAGGTTCTGGACCCACTGGTACGAAAAGGCCAGGAGGCGCCCGGGTTCGTTGCCAAAAGTTGAGCGCATTATCGAATACCTTGAGGATTACAACTGTGACGGAGTCGTCTTCCATTCGGCTTTTTCCTGCCGGAGCTGGCATGCAGGTATCGTCCAGCAGGCCCAGGTTTTGAAGAAGGTATATGGAGACATACCCACGCTTATCATGGAAGGCGACATCGTTGATATCAGCTCTTATAATGAAATAGACACCCACAACAGGATTGACGCCTTCGTCGAGACGCTGGAGGCCCACAAGAAAAGAACGAATTAGCGTAATCGGGAAGATCAAGAACCGAGAGGACAAATAAGGTTTATCCAATGCCTGACCTCATATCATCCCGGAAGGCTTTAAGTGCGCACAGAAATGAATCAGTATTTTGCCGGTGTGGATATTGGCTCCACCATGACCAAGGTGGTCATAGTCAATGAGGGGCTCAGGGCTTCAGTTGTGGGCCCCACCGGGCCGGAGCACCGGAAATTAGCAGATAAAGTCATGGAAGAGGCGCTTGAACACGCGCATCTTGCCTTTGACGACCTCACCTATATCATTGCCACCGGATACGGCAGGATCAACGTTCCTTTCGCAGACAAACAAATCACAGAGATCACCTGTCACGCAAAGGGGTTGCACAGCCTTCTTCCTACAGCCCGGACGATCATTGATATCGGGGGACAGGACAGCAAGGGCATACGGATAAAGAACGGAAAGGTGATCGATTTTGTGATGAACGACAAATGCGCCGCCGGAACCGGCCGTTTTCTCGAGATTATCGCCGATGCCCTTAATGTGCCGCTCGATGCCCTGGGCGCGCTCTCTGTCTCAGCGGAAAAAGTGACCCCCATCGCCAATACGTGCACGGTTTTTGCCGAACAGGAGGTCGTCTCCCAGCTCGCAAACGGAGAGCCTCTTGCCAGCCTTACCGCCGGTATCCACGACGCGGTTGCGGCAAGGATATGCGCTATGGTGAATAAACTGAAGATCGAACAGGACGTGGCAGTAACCGGCGGAGGCGCCAAAAATATTGGACTCGTAAAAGCGCTCGAGAAAAGATTCGGATTTGCTCTGCTTGTCCCTCACGAACCACTGCTCACCGGCGCCCTGGGAGCGGCGCTTATGGCAAAAGAGCTTTTTCAGAACGCTTGGGCAAAAGGGGAGAAACTTAAAAGGAGCGGGGAAGGGCTCAAGGAGGCAAGCTTATTCTTGTGAGCACGATAGTACAGACCGCGGCCGGTGAAGGGGATGAGGAGGATTGATCTATGGCGTATGCGTTAGGCATTGATGTGGGCTCCGGGTATTCCAAGGCCGTGATCTGCGAAGATAAGGCAATTCGATCTTACGCGATCGCGCCCTCCGGAGGGAATTATCAGGAAACGGCCCGAAACGTTGCTGAAGAGGTGCTGAAAAAGATTAACCTTACCTTAGAAGATATTTGTTTCACGCTCGCCACAGGATATGGGGCGGCCATGGTTCCATTCGCCAACAGTACGGCCACGGACATTTCCTGTCACGCCGCAGGAATCCATCTTGTCTTTCCCTCAGTGAGGACCCTCATCGATATAGGCGCTCAATTCAGCAAGGTGATCCGGCTCGATGATGCGGGGAGAACCTTGAGTTTCCTGCTCAATGAGAAGTGCGCCGGAGGCAGTGGAAAATTCCTTCAGGTCATCGCCCGTATACTCCATATGGGCATCGACGAGATCGGGCCGCGCTCGCTTGCGTCTTCCAATCCGGTGCAGTTCACAACGGGCTGCGCGGTCTTTGCCGAATCCGAAGCGGTATCCCGTATCGCAGAGGGCGCCTGTGCGGAAGATATCCTCGCAGGTATCCATAAGGCCATGGCGTCCAAGATCGTGAACCTCGTAACCCGCATTGGTCTTGTCGGGGCATGCGCGGTAACGGGCGGAGGCGCCAAGGACGTAGGGCTCGTTAAGACTATAGAATCGGAGTTGAACATAGAGGTCCTTACACCTCACGACCCGCAGATTACTGCCGCGCTTGGCGCCGCTCTTCTCGCGTTGAGAATGGTCAGTCTTAATGGCGGCGATAAAGAATCGGAAAAACGTATATGAAAAAC
The Syntrophorhabdaceae bacterium DNA segment above includes these coding regions:
- a CDS encoding 2-hydroxyacyl-CoA dehydratase family protein yields the protein MTGLQATFDLATADRYYREYGSRAKELKAAGNKIIGYLSALAPVEIMTAAKAVPVRLKGDVSQPITKADAYMETIVCPFVRNVFDSALKGNFNFLDGMVLPHQCDSIDRTSDVWNYSLKLPYWHFLNMPHVTDGPSVEFTKEILRIFIASLEKFLGTKITDQALAQAVKDHNENRRLMRGLYNLRRGDTPLITGVEMMKVLVACMSLPVTESSALIEGVTRQVKEREISPRGKVPRIMIVGDQLDDIAVIDTIEKAGAALVMDDISIGSKVYWPDVDDTADPVSGLAERYLKKLKIPTTFVSEGANYRENLEARFGHLKQYIDDFNINGVILFTYKYCDPYGFDIPAVKSFVESSGVPVLYLEDEYSTSTLPRIKTRIEAFMEMIV
- a CDS encoding PAS domain S-box protein → MKTPSGAKKGPNSSHSVIHPAERERTQEEIRKLNEELTERVRQYASELAETREALKRSESILQSVFSASTVGIHIVTADRLIRWMNHRMTLITGYTLEDIKDRNPRIFYADDEEFNRVRGLVFEKVLRGNSMEADTRWVRRDGKIRDIHLSVAPIDPADASLGQVSIVTDVTEQREAEKNLLESEERYRTVIEHSSNGVAVVKDYRIIYVNRRFVSLFGYDREEEVLGKSPFMTVYPDDRKLVVDRNSDTLAGRQTPPEYTFRGIKRDGSIVDVEVSGVLASLHGARVTINFFKDITERKKAEEALKASEERFRTLVEESSEVIQLIDANGRRTYVSPSVTRILGYSQEEFLAQTRDQAFHPDDRTDVDAAHMRTYSHPGEMITSIYRRKHKDGSWRWTENRVRTMFTDHNLDVHIVNFHDITERKNAEEALKASEERFRTLIEESSEVVQLVDTEQKRSYVSPTVTRILGYTPEEFLAQTLEERVHPDDVHLVQASQSWVRERSGETIASIFRRKHKDGSWRWTENRARTMFTDHDLDVYVVNFHDITERKNAEEALKASEERFRTLVEKSSDVIQLVSSDRQRFYVSPTITNILGYTPEEFLAQPSEYGTHPDDRAAVEAAHVRAVNNPGEAIILIARRRHKDGSWRWCETTLRNLIDDPNVHAQVINFHDITERKNAEEALKASEERFRTLIEKSEEVISLTDANHKRLYISPTVEAVLGYSSEEYAAMKWVDVCHPDEWPMLDRNRDWMLKHPGEMIKFINRLRHKDGSWRWVEATSRNLLANPGVRAMVTNFHDITERKIAEDALKQKTEELDRFFNITLDLLCIADIEGNFRRLNRAWEAVLGYQNKDLEGRKIIDFVHPHDVSATLEALSDLTAQRTVLNFVNRCRRKDGGWRWIEWRSAPAGNLIYAAARDITERKQTEEALKQAKEAAEAATLAKSNFLANVSHEIRTPMNAIIGLSRLALQNNRSTKQHDYLTKIQTSAQTLLAIINDILDLSKMEAGRLVIASTVFPLDRFIRNVAAVTSLKAKEKGLAFSFRALPDVPPVLKGDPLRLGQVLVNLIGNAVKFTHTGEIAVEIKKIGEKQARGVLLEFSVRDTGIGISPEQKAKLFTPFVQADESTSRRYGGTGLGLAISKELVEQMGGTIHVVSAMGKGSTFSFAVWLGREEKWTKQALALPDSLRGLKVLVVDDHEEDVTVLSAMLTGMSCSITSVTSAAAALKELQKKSNGFDLVLMDLNVQDVDGMDAMSRMRTRTDLRKIPKVFFITTEGGEEAARLTEQLGLDGLLTRPIEESVLVDTITAAFNRDVNDRGRLAVGNNTGREKIKQIKGARVLLVEDNEINRQVAKEMLEGFGLVVETAVDGFQAIQRVADTKAPALHAILMDIQMPHVDGFEVTRNIREVLSSRAVPIIAMTAHVMDSDRQKCFDAGMNDYVPKPIEPNELADILIHWVKPRKGLAAQLAPKANRSRAAAVSAPIMGLPENLPGINMETALRRVSQDRELLLKLLDTFAKNYSGTAQEIRKTLADGDIELAQRLVHSLKGVSGNLSADRVCAAARDLESAIKAGADARIPDSLEELERELSTVIEGLKDLSMGQVRQEAEESVRVRSENIAPVLREMDGLLSRNSLSARKGLAMLRQQLKGALFRPIMDKLEEDLNRMDFRDAAERLAAIAQMLHIRLS
- a CDS encoding acyl-CoA dehydratase activase; this translates as MRTEMNQYFAGVDIGSTMTKVVIVNEGLRASVVGPTGPEHRKLADKVMEEALEHAHLAFDDLTYIIATGYGRINVPFADKQITEITCHAKGLHSLLPTARTIIDIGGQDSKGIRIKNGKVIDFVMNDKCAAGTGRFLEIIADALNVPLDALGALSVSAEKVTPIANTCTVFAEQEVVSQLANGEPLASLTAGIHDAVAARICAMVNKLKIEQDVAVTGGGAKNIGLVKALEKRFGFALLVPHEPLLTGALGAALMAKELFQNAWAKGEKLKRSGEGLKEASLFL
- the cysS gene encoding cysteine--tRNA ligase: MTLRVYNTMSARKEVFTPLQEGKVKMYACGVTVYDHSHIGHARSGIVFDTIYRYLRARGNDVDFVKNFTDIDDKIIRKSQEEKLSWQEVGQKYIASYYEDMDALNILRPTYEPRATEHIDDMIGLVATLLKTGHAYTMGGDVYFSVESYPGYGELSKRSLEEMMAGARVEIDEKKKNPLDFALWKASRQGEPSWDAPFGSGRPGWHIECSVMSTKYLGNPFDIHGGGKDLVFPHHENERAQTEAATGAKFVNYWVHNGFVNIDREKMSKSIGNTLLIKDFFNQYHAEVLRLFFLTTHYRSPVDYSTRSVEDANNVLHRLYYTLERALAAQKGKNVNPARYPEGDEIEKKFFEAMDDDFNTALALSYVLEISKNINKMVDDQDESLIPLIAYTSHIFMTLSDILGLMKNDVSAMESEEKVRHMKRLGLDPSFVENAMRQRMEARQSKNYQKADEIRAMLSEKGIALLDTPNGTEWRIKYTAR
- a CDS encoding 2-oxoacid:acceptor oxidoreductase family protein — translated: MIEVRFHGRGGQGAVTAAEIVAQAAIKKGEYAQAFPSFGPERRGAPVQAFLRVSDKPIRLRSKIYKPDNVVILDPTLVASANPALGLKQGGFVIINTNKFEEDLKKMFPGLNVAYVDASKIAKEEMGVNITNTTMLGALVKATGVVALEDMVEPVNNRFGKIAQKNINSYTRAFNETKIIKAP
- a CDS encoding 2-hydroxyacyl-CoA dehydratase family protein; translated protein: MAEDKKPRTLATESAGKIAKFVRGNMASTLKAREEGKKVAYTYINDGQDEIIRAMDIVPAYGESFAGVCAAKRDAEKYLQKAEAENFSRSLCTYATCTIGFDVWREELGGQIPPETPWGGMARPDMIIGSAQQLCDPRFKWPQATQHYLQDVPVFVGSMYYPPWDPNMDHKDQEKLYVKYAADELRELVLFCEKHTGKKMDWDRLATIVDLTDRTWDLFIETYELRRAIPTPMDTGDAMNTMVPVTFNLGTQEAYDYYVMLQEELKRKIEQKKGVAENEKYRVVWGAGLPSWFALSDFQYFNDKGVVFPVEVTYRNAEKLDRLDLPKTNDPLEHIAWRWVRFWTHWYEKARRRPGSLPKVERIIEYLEDYNCDGVVFHSAFSCRSWHAGIVQQAQVLKKVYGDIPTLIMEGDIVDISSYNEIDTHNRIDAFVETLEAHKKRTN